The proteins below are encoded in one region of Mangifera indica cultivar Alphonso chromosome 7, CATAS_Mindica_2.1, whole genome shotgun sequence:
- the LOC123221404 gene encoding fatty acyl-CoA reductase 2, chloroplastic-like yields the protein MSSFSLQAQNKIEKTCKNGIGILEFLPGKNYLVTGATGFLGKAIIEKLLRAAPNVSQIYLLIKAENEEAALERIKTEIIDSNLFDLVRYMHGKSYQDFMLSKVVPIPGNIGESNLGMNPDLMMEIAKEVDVIINSAANTTFDERFDVAVSINTRGPSRVLDFAKKCKKLCCFIHIYQLIDKNREEIPVAIVRPSVIESTFKEPYPGWLQGIRMADPFILADGKGYLPAFINPEAVIDIIPVDMVVNAIISAMAKHGITWKQELNVYHITSSRVNPVKLKFIFDMCFEHFKFESSDTYKLWEAMSLEEQLSFGFDVQCLDWKDYFYNIHMPGLRKYVMKSKLRPKL from the exons ATGAGCTCTTTCTCCCTTCAAGCGCAGAATAAAATAGAGAAGACTTGTAAGAATGGCATTGGCATTCTTGAGTTTCTTCCTGGCAAGAATTATTTGGTTACAGGTGCCACTGGTTTCCTAGGCAAAG ccATAATTGAGAAGCTATTACGAGCAGCACCCAACGTTTCCCAGATTTATCTCTTGATCAAGGCAGAAAACGAAGAAGCTGCAttagaaagaataaaaactgAA atAATAGATTCAAATCTATTCGACTTGGTGAGATATATGCATGGGAAATCTTACCAAGATTTCATGTTAAGTAAGGTGGTTCCCATTCCCGGAAACATTGGCGAATCAAATCTTGGTATGAATCCTGATTTAATGATGGAAATAGCAAAAGAGGTAGACGTAATCATAAATTCAGCAGCCAATACGACATTCGATGAGAG ATTTGATGTAGCTGTAAGCATAAACACAAGAGGGCCATCTCGAGTACTTGATTTTGCAAAGAAGTGCAAGAAACTTTGTTGtttcatacatatatatcaacTG attgataagAACAGAGAAGAAATCCCAGTTGCTATTGTCCGTCCAAGTGTTATTGAAAGCACTTTTAAAGAGCCTTACCCTGGATGGTTACAAGGGATCAG AATGGCTGACCCATTCATTTTAGCTGACGGCAAAGGCTATCTTCCTGCCTTCATAAACCCTGAGGCAGTCATAGACATA ATTCCAGTTGATATGGTTGTGAATGCAATTATTTCTGCAATGGCAAAGCATGGAATTACTTGGAAACAAGAGCTTAACGTCTACCACATTACATCTTCAAGAGTAAACCCAGTGAAGCTGAaattcatatttgatatgtgttttGAACATTTCAA gTTTGAAAGCAGCGATACCTACAAATTGTGGGAAGCCATGTCTTTAGAAGAACAACTGAGTTTTGGATTTGACGTGCAGTGCTTGGATTGGAAGgactatttttataatattcataTGCCAGGTCTAAGGAAATATGTAATGAAAAGTAAACTGAGGCCAAAATTGTGA